Proteins from a genomic interval of Alteromonas macleodii ATCC 27126:
- a CDS encoding ATP-binding cassette domain-containing protein, which yields MKSKPAYLTVLLALLHGVAGITILVISSWFIAISAIAPVGFNYVIPAVVIRALALLRIASGYASMWVGHNDLLTRIAEGRLLVFSQLENSKITDKAFTTEALAQHTETLASRWIAWIAPLSNITFIFTNLCIVAVWFDLPGTSFLLTLFVIWLFIVVLQGFSGLNVAKKATKENKVFRHESADFLNCSAIWHLNKAMNNMPKEEGGHAINSMPSADRVWRQQTTQKDKALRASWWFQGAAFFAVVLVMSGAVSPISDFSYMPIAIVVPMILMAAPDWAGAAFHSITKFAQHKQSAKALKKLKTSPIKVLERTELHHSLTLSGYTAKNRRLPLVNATFPATGIVCISGPSGCGKSSLLQSIAGVVPSTGLKEVDGMRIADGLIKNWRYVEQEPIVLSGSVSSNLDPAGMGIPLDDMTNLLAQLGLEALLPLSMWVGKAGRTLSGGERKRLALARAILSHAKVLLVDEPFEGLDVTTQHKVCEVLNRYAANHLILVASHVTPSALNVSSTLLLEEARMNNLCAGQHAIRLP from the coding sequence ATGAAAAGTAAACCGGCTTATCTCACGGTACTGCTTGCTCTTTTACACGGTGTGGCAGGAATAACCATTCTTGTTATTTCTTCGTGGTTTATCGCTATCAGCGCTATTGCACCTGTAGGTTTTAATTACGTTATTCCCGCGGTGGTTATTCGCGCGCTAGCACTACTTCGCATTGCTTCGGGATATGCCAGTATGTGGGTGGGTCATAACGATTTGCTTACCCGTATCGCAGAGGGGCGCTTGCTTGTATTCAGTCAACTTGAAAACAGTAAAATTACCGACAAAGCATTCACAACAGAAGCATTAGCCCAGCATACCGAAACGCTTGCCAGTCGGTGGATTGCTTGGATAGCTCCGCTTTCTAACATCACATTTATATTCACTAACCTTTGCATTGTTGCAGTATGGTTTGACCTTCCCGGCACCTCGTTTTTACTTACACTTTTTGTTATTTGGCTCTTCATCGTTGTGCTGCAAGGCTTTAGTGGTTTAAACGTTGCGAAAAAAGCGACAAAGGAAAATAAAGTGTTTCGCCATGAGTCAGCCGACTTTCTTAACTGCAGCGCTATATGGCACTTAAATAAAGCAATGAACAACATGCCAAAGGAAGAGGGTGGGCATGCGATCAATAGCATGCCGAGTGCTGACAGGGTGTGGCGACAACAAACTACGCAGAAAGACAAAGCTTTACGCGCGAGCTGGTGGTTTCAAGGCGCGGCATTTTTTGCGGTAGTGTTAGTTATGTCGGGCGCAGTTAGTCCAATATCTGACTTTTCGTATATGCCTATTGCTATTGTTGTGCCCATGATATTGATGGCTGCGCCTGATTGGGCTGGTGCAGCTTTTCACAGCATTACCAAGTTTGCACAGCACAAACAAAGCGCGAAAGCCCTTAAGAAGCTCAAAACCTCACCCATTAAAGTACTTGAACGCACCGAACTGCACCATTCACTTACGTTATCTGGCTATACTGCCAAAAATAGACGCTTACCTTTGGTCAATGCTACATTCCCAGCCACTGGCATCGTATGTATATCCGGGCCGTCAGGCTGTGGTAAGTCATCTTTGCTTCAGTCAATTGCGGGGGTTGTGCCTTCTACTGGACTTAAAGAAGTGGATGGCATGCGTATAGCCGATGGCTTAATTAAAAACTGGCGCTATGTGGAACAAGAGCCAATAGTGCTTTCTGGCAGTGTCTCTTCAAATTTAGACCCTGCCGGAATGGGTATTCCCCTTGATGACATGACTAACCTGTTAGCTCAATTAGGGCTAGAGGCACTGTTGCCGTTGTCTATGTGGGTTGGCAAGGCGGGTAGGACGCTCTCTGGGGGAGAGCGTAAGCGACTAGCCTTAGCGCGCGCTATTTTATCTCACGCAAAAGTGTTGCTTGTTGATGAACCCTTCGAGGGCTTGGATGTGACTACTCAGCATAAAGTGTGTGAGGTATTAAATCGCTACGCTGCCAACCATCTCATCCTAGTTGCTTCTCACGTTACGCCAAGCGCGTTAAATGTATCATCAACACTACTATTAGAAGAGGCGAGAATGAATAACCTTTGTGCAGGTCAGCATGCTATCAGGTTGCCTTAA
- a CDS encoding GH1 family beta-glucosidase: MQEINLPSNSMMLSKDFLFGVATSSFQIEGDRKGRLDCIWDTFCEKKNAITDATNGDIACNHIDLWKQDVELIDSLGVDAYRLSISWPRVMKQDGSVNEVGMRFYVNLVNEVIKRGMKVFVTLYHWDLPQHLEDNGGWLNRNTAYAFEKYAEAVANALGEKVHSYATLNEPFCSAYLGYEAGIHAPGKTGMANGRKAAHHLLLAHGLALKVLNRVCPKSQNGIVLNFSNCHTKSDSPEDIHAAKLADDYHNQWYLKPIIEGKYPDIIDKLAPDVKPDIAEGDMAIICQPIDYLGINYYTRTVYQSDGNGWFEIVPPATTELTAMGWEITPDAFTELLVDLHQRYDLPPIYITENGAAMDDELIDGEVLDNGRTAYFHTHLNAVNEAIEKGVDIRGYFAWSLMDNFEWALGYSKRFGIVYVDYATQKRTPKQSALAYSKLVKSRINGYISGIK; encoded by the coding sequence ATGCAAGAAATTAACCTTCCATCCAATTCAATGATGTTGTCGAAAGACTTTTTGTTTGGTGTGGCTACATCAAGTTTCCAAATAGAGGGAGACAGAAAAGGAAGATTAGATTGTATTTGGGACACGTTCTGCGAAAAGAAAAATGCCATTACTGATGCCACTAACGGTGACATTGCCTGTAACCACATAGATTTGTGGAAACAAGATGTAGAGCTAATTGATTCTCTTGGTGTTGATGCTTATAGACTGTCTATCTCGTGGCCACGAGTGATGAAACAGGACGGTAGCGTAAACGAAGTGGGCATGCGCTTTTACGTAAACTTAGTCAATGAAGTTATCAAGCGCGGCATGAAAGTGTTCGTGACGCTTTATCACTGGGATTTACCGCAACACCTTGAAGACAACGGTGGCTGGCTTAATCGCAATACAGCCTATGCATTCGAAAAATATGCTGAAGCCGTAGCAAACGCGTTGGGCGAAAAAGTCCACTCCTACGCGACATTAAATGAGCCATTTTGTTCAGCCTATTTGGGTTATGAGGCAGGCATTCATGCACCTGGAAAGACAGGCATGGCAAATGGTCGAAAGGCAGCGCATCACTTATTGCTTGCTCACGGTTTAGCGTTGAAGGTGCTTAACCGAGTTTGCCCAAAAAGCCAAAACGGTATCGTACTTAACTTTAGCAATTGCCATACAAAAAGTGATTCACCCGAAGACATACACGCCGCCAAACTCGCCGATGATTACCACAATCAATGGTATCTAAAGCCTATTATTGAAGGCAAATATCCAGACATTATCGATAAGCTCGCTCCCGACGTTAAGCCAGACATTGCGGAAGGTGATATGGCTATTATTTGCCAACCAATCGATTACTTAGGCATTAATTATTACACCCGCACTGTGTATCAAAGTGATGGCAATGGTTGGTTTGAAATTGTGCCTCCAGCCACAACCGAATTAACCGCAATGGGCTGGGAAATCACTCCTGATGCCTTTACCGAGCTGCTTGTTGATTTGCACCAACGCTACGACTTACCGCCTATCTATATCACTGAAAACGGAGCAGCAATGGATGATGAGCTCATAGATGGGGAAGTGTTGGACAATGGGCGTACCGCCTACTTCCACACCCATTTAAATGCGGTAAATGAAGCAATAGAAAAAGGCGTAGACATACGCGGATATTTTGCATGGAGCCTAATGGACAACTTTGAGTGGGCACTGGGCTATTCAAAGCGTTTCGGCATAGTTTATGTCGACTACGCAACCCAAAAACGTACGCCAAAACAAAGCGCTTTGGCTTATTCAAAACTGGTTAAGAGCCGGATAAATGGGTACATTAGCGGTATCAAATAA
- a CDS encoding sugar porter family MFS transporter, which translates to MNKALSPSLYYTLIVSLGGFIFGFDASVIAGANGFIDAEFNLSDWQQGFVVSSPTLGALIAMLFAGGVSDAIGRRKALILVAFLYLLSSVGSALAPNFELLVLSRFIGGIAFCSLIIAPLYISEISAPENRGKMVSVNQLNIVFGFALSYFTNYYLLQLSNSGAGWVTEWSIDTHLWRYMLGLEVIPAALWFGLLFTIPRSPRWLVLKGQHEEAEQVINRLFDKAQASALVEDIASSLKEKSWPFRERLGFLKAKAMRFPLMVGIIIAIAQQITGINVIFFYAPTIFEQSGVGTNAAFMQAVWIGLVNVAFTVVAMLTIDKWGRKPLLLIGLTGVVISMSICTYGFKQATYQVQQTAINEIQQDAPSVAIKLTPLTNDIYYSDVEFKRTLKTTLTSDEYDAYQQPLLTSSINMNAPLVLFGIIAFVASFAMSLGPVMWAMLAEIFPNQTRALAISLVGMVNSLTSFLVQVVFPWELANLGAAATFAIYGVFALVSLILVAKFFPETKGRTLEEITEEFERSA; encoded by the coding sequence ATGAATAAAGCCCTGTCTCCGTCGCTGTATTACACACTCATTGTCTCTCTTGGAGGGTTTATTTTTGGCTTCGATGCCAGTGTAATAGCAGGAGCCAATGGCTTTATCGATGCCGAATTTAACCTAAGCGATTGGCAGCAAGGCTTCGTCGTAAGCTCACCGACACTAGGCGCGCTAATAGCCATGCTATTTGCCGGCGGCGTTAGCGACGCTATTGGCAGGCGCAAAGCACTCATTCTTGTCGCTTTCCTTTACCTGCTTTCTTCTGTCGGCTCAGCCTTAGCCCCTAATTTCGAACTATTAGTGCTTTCTCGCTTTATTGGCGGCATTGCGTTTTGTTCGCTGATCATTGCCCCGCTGTATATTTCGGAAATAAGCGCCCCAGAAAACCGAGGCAAAATGGTGTCGGTGAACCAGCTAAACATTGTATTTGGCTTCGCCCTATCCTATTTCACCAACTATTACCTGTTGCAGCTCAGCAATAGCGGTGCAGGTTGGGTTACTGAATGGAGTATAGATACGCATTTGTGGCGCTACATGCTGGGCTTGGAGGTTATCCCCGCAGCACTATGGTTTGGTTTACTGTTTACTATTCCGCGTAGCCCCAGGTGGCTGGTACTAAAAGGCCAACACGAGGAAGCCGAACAGGTTATAAACCGCTTATTCGACAAAGCCCAAGCCAGCGCTCTTGTTGAAGATATAGCGTCTTCACTTAAAGAAAAGTCGTGGCCTTTTCGTGAACGCCTAGGCTTTCTAAAGGCGAAGGCCATGCGATTTCCGTTAATGGTGGGCATTATTATTGCCATTGCTCAGCAAATTACCGGCATTAACGTTATCTTTTTTTACGCGCCCACGATTTTTGAACAAAGCGGTGTAGGTACCAATGCGGCATTTATGCAGGCTGTATGGATTGGCTTGGTTAACGTAGCATTTACCGTGGTTGCTATGCTAACTATTGATAAATGGGGAAGAAAACCGCTGCTGCTGATTGGCTTAACTGGCGTAGTGATCAGCATGTCTATTTGTACCTATGGCTTTAAACAGGCGACATATCAAGTACAGCAAACGGCCATAAACGAAATACAGCAAGATGCGCCGAGTGTGGCAATAAAGCTAACTCCACTAACCAACGATATTTACTATTCAGACGTTGAGTTTAAGCGCACGCTAAAGACCACACTTACCAGCGACGAATACGATGCGTATCAGCAACCATTGCTAACTAGCAGTATTAATATGAATGCACCTTTAGTGTTGTTTGGCATTATTGCGTTTGTTGCTTCGTTCGCGATGTCTCTTGGCCCAGTGATGTGGGCAATGCTTGCTGAAATTTTTCCGAATCAAACCCGCGCTTTGGCTATTTCATTAGTTGGCATGGTGAATTCACTCACCAGTTTTCTAGTTCAAGTTGTTTTCCCTTGGGAGTTGGCCAACTTGGGAGCCGCGGCCACGTTTGCAATTTACGGCGTGTTTGCCTTAGTCAGCCTGATCTTAGTTGCTAAGTTCTTCCCAGAAACAAAGGGAAGAACGTTGGAAGAAATCACGGAAGAATTTGAGCGATCCGCTTAG
- a CDS encoding LacI family DNA-binding transcriptional regulator — protein MATIYQVSEAAGVSLATVSRVMNGNAKVSERTRKKVEDAMASLGYQPNAIAQSLASNRTNSVGLLVSELHGSYFGDLMSTVEHVLKQNGKHVIITAGHVDEKREHEAIEFLKSRRCDALILHAEAVSDDYLKTLVDSKIPVVVINRKVDALDENCFVVDNERGGYMATKAAIDAGHKKIAYISGPLFKKDASDRLAGHKRALQEAGVTFSENSVFEGDFHESSGQEGMQHLQKTFSDFTALVCANDEMASGAMTAAREAGFDIPSQLSIIGFDNVLFSRYLYPKLTTINNPIHAMGEMAAYWVLQHVYDIKSPIPIEHLFEPEVVNRDTLGKL, from the coding sequence ATGGCAACAATTTACCAAGTATCAGAGGCCGCAGGTGTTTCGTTAGCTACCGTTTCTCGCGTTATGAATGGCAACGCGAAGGTAAGCGAGCGCACCCGCAAAAAAGTAGAGGATGCTATGGCATCGTTGGGATATCAACCCAATGCCATCGCTCAATCTCTTGCGTCAAACCGCACTAACAGCGTCGGTTTGCTCGTATCAGAACTGCACGGCTCTTACTTTGGCGACTTGATGAGTACGGTAGAACATGTACTTAAACAAAACGGTAAGCACGTTATTATTACCGCCGGTCATGTGGATGAAAAGCGCGAGCACGAAGCTATTGAGTTTCTAAAAAGCCGCCGTTGCGATGCCTTGATTCTTCACGCTGAAGCCGTCTCCGATGACTACTTAAAAACACTAGTAGACAGTAAGATCCCCGTTGTTGTGATAAACCGAAAAGTGGACGCTCTCGACGAGAACTGCTTTGTTGTGGACAACGAAAGAGGCGGCTACATGGCAACGAAAGCTGCTATTGATGCAGGCCACAAAAAGATTGCGTACATTAGCGGGCCGCTATTTAAAAAGGATGCGAGCGATCGTCTGGCAGGTCACAAAAGAGCCCTTCAAGAAGCAGGGGTTACCTTTAGTGAAAACAGTGTCTTTGAAGGTGACTTCCACGAGTCATCAGGCCAAGAAGGCATGCAGCATCTTCAGAAAACATTCTCTGACTTTACCGCATTGGTATGCGCGAACGACGAAATGGCCTCTGGTGCAATGACCGCCGCAAGAGAAGCGGGATTTGATATACCGTCCCAGCTTTCTATCATTGGCTTCGATAACGTACTGTTTTCGCGCTACCTTTATCCGAAACTCACTACAATTAATAACCCTATTCACGCTATGGGAGAAATGGCTGCTTATTGGGTGCTACAACATGTTTATGACATAAAAAGCCCTATTCCTATTGAGCACTTATTTGAACCCGAAGTAGTAAATAGGGACACATTAGGCAAACTATAA